A genomic region of Syntrophorhabdaceae bacterium contains the following coding sequences:
- a CDS encoding IclR family transcriptional regulator, producing MKSKPSNLVQTIERASKILDLVAQNSQGIGIGNLSEALKLPKGTVHRLLTSLAYCGYIKQDAKTKNYLLGLKLLELGNLIINQLDLRKVAEPLLKDLVERTKETVHMVIIDNNEVVYIDKLETEQTTGGLKMSSKVGSRNPAHSCAVGKVLLCYWPEEDVDNLIEEKKLARKTAHTVVDPRELKAQLAIIKNQGYAIDDEENEVGIRCIGAPIFNDKGKAVCAISLSGPAFRVTKKSIQDTLKRELIETALEISERLGFKACS from the coding sequence ATGAAGTCAAAACCTTCAAACCTTGTACAGACGATTGAAAGGGCCTCAAAGATCCTTGATCTGGTGGCGCAGAACTCCCAGGGCATCGGTATCGGAAACCTGTCGGAGGCGCTGAAACTCCCCAAGGGAACGGTCCACCGACTTCTCACCTCGCTTGCCTATTGTGGCTATATCAAGCAAGACGCAAAGACCAAGAACTATCTTCTGGGACTCAAGCTGCTTGAACTGGGAAACCTCATTATCAATCAGCTTGATCTGAGAAAGGTTGCCGAGCCTCTTTTGAAAGACCTTGTGGAGCGCACAAAAGAGACGGTGCATATGGTAATCATCGATAACAATGAGGTGGTTTACATCGATAAGCTAGAAACCGAGCAGACGACCGGGGGGCTCAAGATGTCATCCAAGGTGGGCTCGCGCAACCCCGCACATAGCTGTGCCGTGGGAAAAGTATTGCTCTGCTATTGGCCGGAAGAAGACGTCGACAATCTTATCGAGGAAAAAAAACTGGCTCGAAAGACCGCGCACACCGTTGTGGATCCGAGAGAGTTGAAAGCGCAGCTCGCAATCATCAAGAACCAGGGGTACGCCATCGACGACGAGGAAAACGAGGTAGGCATCCGCTGCATCGGGGCCCCCATCTTCAACGATAAAGGCAAAGCGGTATGCGCGATCAGTCTCTCCGGTCCCGCCTTCAGGGTTACAAAGAAATCCATACAAGATACGCTCAAAAGAGAGTTGATTGAAACAGCGCTGGAAATCTCAGAACGTTTGGGATTCAAGGCTTGCTCGTGA